From the Lathyrus oleraceus cultivar Zhongwan6 chromosome 4, CAAS_Psat_ZW6_1.0, whole genome shotgun sequence genome, one window contains:
- the LOC127076612 gene encoding WAT1-related protein At3g02690, chloroplastic, which yields MVAMKEVLPKYSPFFVSSFRLIPAGFLLVAFAASRGRPFPSGFNAWLSISLFALIDAACFQGFLAEGLEKTSAGLGSVIIDSQPLTVAVLAALLFGESIGIIGAAGLVLGVVGLVLLELPALSFDGSVFSLWGSGELWMLLAAQSMAVGTVMVRWVSKYSDPIMATGWVRFKSHFNSILLTILCYET from the exons ATGGTGGCGATGAAAGAAGTGCTTCCTAAATACAGTCCTTTCTTCGTTTCGTCTTTTCGTCTCATTCCAGCTGGGTTCCTTCTCGTTGCTTTTGCTGCTTCCAGAGGAAGGCCTTTTCCCTCTGGCTTTAATGCTTGGCTTTCCATTTCGCTCTTTGCTCTCATAGATGCTGCCTGCTTTCAG GGATTTCTCGCAGAAGGGTTGGAGAAGACTTCAGCTGGTTTGGGCAGT GTTATTATTGATTCACAACCTTTGACAGTGGCTGTACTTGCAGCTTTGTTGTTTGGTGAGTCCATTGGAATTATTGGAGCTGCTGGGCTTGTACTTGGTGTCGTAGGACTTGTGTTACTGGAG TTACCTGCCTTATCATTTGATGGGAGCGTCTTCTCACTGTGGGGAAGTGGGGAGTTGTGGATGCTTCTTGCAGCTCAGAGCATGGCAGTTGGCACTGTTATGGTTCGTTGGGTATCCAAGTACTCTGATCCTATCATGGCAACTGGATGGGTGCGCTTCAAATCTCATTTTAACTCGATTTTGTTGACAATTTTATGTTATGAAACTTAA
- the LOC127076613 gene encoding probable polygalacturonase At3g15720, translated as MQKFITYILILCFISPSLSTLSNVGTTNGIYNVMENGAIGDGKTDDSQAFESAWSKACKGGGMSTLVIPSGKTFLVTKVNFNGPCNAKILIQFEGQIVAPPKAGWKGGVYLISIERVNGLTIDGNDQGGVDGDGSTWWDCRNCDRPGVLYFHACNDLSVNKLKITNSPKCHVSVNQCNHATFSGISIDSPATSPNTDGFDISFSTYVSIQNSNIKAGDDCIAINGGSSFINATGVSCGPGHGISVGSLGKKRQDDRVSNVYVRNCTFIGTQNGARIKTVLGGTGFAKNITYEQIILQNVRNPIFIDQAYDARVDDTSLLVSSVTYRGFTGTSSCVFAINLNCSSSGCFDILLEQNNIVSPGKQASAFCKNAHGTARDTVPNVGCLSN; from the exons atgcaaaaattcatTACTTATATATTGATTCTTTGTTTTATTTCACCTAGTTTAAGTACACTGTCAAATGTTGGAACCACAAATGGTATTTATAATGTGATGGAGAATGGTGCAATTGGTGATGGCAAAACTGATGATTCACAA GCATTTGAAAGTGCATGGAGTAAAGCGTGTAAAGGAGGAGGGATGTCAACATTAGTTATACCATCAGGAAAAACATTCTTGGTGACAAAAGTAAATTTTAATGGTCCATGCAATGCTAAAATTCTCATCCAG TTTGAAGGACAAATCGTTGCACCTCCTAAAGCAGGGTGGAAAGGTGGGGTTTATTTAATTAGCATCGAACGTgtaaatggacttacaattgatgGCAATGACCAAGGAGGAGTCGATGGAGACGGTTCTACTTGGTGGGATTGTAGAAATTGTGATCGACCTGGG GTCTTGTATTTTCATGCATGCAACGATCTCAGTGTTAATAAACTGAAAATCACAAATAGCCCAAAATGTCATGTATCTGTTAATCAGTGCAACCATGCAACATTCTCTGGTATATCCATTGATTCACCTGCTACAAGTCCTAACACAGATGGATTTGACATTTCTTTTTCCACTTATGTCTCGATACAGAATTCCAACATAAAAGCTG GTGATGATTGTATTGCCATCAATGGTGGTTCATCTTTTATCAACGCTACTGGAGTTTCTTGTGGACCGGGACATGGGATAAG TGTTGGAAGCCTTGGAAAAAAGAGACAAGATGACCGAGTTTCAAATGTTTATGTACGAAATTGCACTTTCATTGGAACTCAAAATGGAGCAAGAATCAAGACGGTTTTG GGTGGAACGGGCTTTGCAAAAAATATTACATATGAGCAAATCATCCTTCAAAATGTTAGGAACCCAATATTTATAGATCAGGCATACGATGCTCGTGTCGAT GATACATCGTTGTTGGTGAGTTCTGTGACATATCGAGGATTTACCGGAACTTCTAGTTGTGTGTTCGCTATTAATTTGAATTGCAGCTCATCTGGATGTTTCGACATTTTATTGGAGCAAAACAACATTGTATCACCTGGGAAGCAGGCTTCTGCTTTTTGTAAAAATGCTCATGGAACTGCTAGAGATACTGTTCCAAATGTTGGTTGTCTATCTAATTAA